The following are encoded in a window of Arvicanthis niloticus isolate mArvNil1 chromosome 1, mArvNil1.pat.X, whole genome shotgun sequence genomic DNA:
- the Ch25h gene encoding cholesterol 25-hydroxylase, which translates to MSCHNCSEFQDLGSSSQLLLQPLWDTIRTREAFARSPFFPVTFSIITYVGFCLPFVVLDVLHPWVPILRRYKIHPDFSPSLGKLLPCLGLTLYQHLVFVFPVTLLHWLRSPALLPREAPELSQLLSHVLICLLLFDTEVFAWHLLHHKVPWLYRTFHKVHHQNSSSFALATQYMSIWELLSLTFFDVLNVAMLQCHPLTILTFHVVNIWLSVEDHSGYDFPWSTHRLVPFGWYGGVAHHDLHHSQFNCNFAPYFTHWDKILGTLRSAPPPTEPVCSR; encoded by the coding sequence ATGAGCTGCCACAACTGTTCGGAGTTCCAAGACCTGGGCTCTTCCAGCCAGCTGCTCCTGCAGCCCCTCTGGGACACCATCAGGACCAGGGAAGCGTTCGCGCGCTCACCCTTCTTCCCAGTCACTTTTTCTATCATCACTTATGTGGGCTTCTGCCTACCGTTCGTGGTGCTGGACGTTCTGCATCCCTGGGTGCCCATCCTGAGACGCTACAAGATCCACCCGGACTTCTCGCCTTCCCTAGGGAAGCTTCTGCCCTGCCTGGGACTGACACTCTACCAGCACCTGGTGTTCGTGTTCCCGGTGACGCTGCTGCACTGGTTGCGCAGCCCTGCGCTTCTGCCGCGGGAGGCCCCCGAGCTCTCCCAGCTCCTGAGTCACGTCCTGATCTGCCTGCTGCTCTTCGACACTGAGGTCTTCGCGTGGCACCTGCTGCACCATAAGGTGCCCTGGCTGTACCGCACCTTTCACAAGGTGCATCACCAGAACTCATCCTCCTTCGCGCTGGCTACCCAATACATGAGCATCTGGGAGCTGCTTTCTCTGACCTTCTTCGACGTGCTAAACGTCGCGATGCTTCAGTGTCACCCACTCACCATCCTTACCTTTCACGTGGTTAACATCTGGCTGTCGGTGGAGGACCACTCAGGCTACGACTTCCCGTGGTCCACTCACAGACTTGTGCCCTTTGGCTGGTACGGGGGCGTGGCTCACCACGACTTACATCACTCTCAGTTTAACTGCAACTTTGCTCCTTACTTCACACACTGGGACAAAATACTGGGCACCCTGCGGTCCGCGCCCCCTCCCACAGAGCCCGTGTGCTCACGGTGA